CATCAAAATCAACCATCACAACTTCATCACGCCACAATATATTACCGGGATGGCAATCTCCATGCAGTCGTAATATTTGCCATGCAGAATCTTCTATTCGAGGATTCACTTCATGAATAAGTTTATCAATTACCTTAATAAACTGAGGTTTGAGGCTATTCGGAATTAATTCACTATTTTCAAACTCTAATTTTGGGGCTATTAGATATTCTTTAATAGAAAGAGTGGGACGATACTGATAACTCTTTTTTCTGCCTATTTGATGAATGCGCCCTAATGTGCGTCCGACTTCTTCTAGTTGAAATAAGTTATCCGTTTCATATGCCCTTCCACCAATACTAGGAAATAGTGCAAAATAAAAACCATCATCAGAAAGATGAACTGTCTCATTATGAATGATTAAAGGAGCGGCAACGGATACTTGAGCCTCCTTTAATGCTAAAACAAATTCATGTTCTTCTTTTATTTGTTCATATGACCAACGCTTAGGGCGATAGAACTTCACCACATAACGCTGTCTATGTTCATCTATAAATTGAAAAACACGATTTTCATAACTATTTAATTCCGTTAACCCTGATTCAGGATAAAAACCGATTTTAACTAGTGCATCCCAAATGTTATCAGGTGAAAGTCCCTGAAAATTAAATGAGGCAGACATTTCCATTTTCTATCCTGAATTTAATCTTTAATCACACCGCGGGCACGTAAAATAGCGGTTTTAAAATCTTCTTCGTAATCTTTTTTTAGTCCTGGGATAACATCTGTCGGTGCTGAGCCACGCATTTTCAGATGGTAAATCAAAATATCATCAGTCAGATCAGATAATTGACCTTTAAAACCCGCTTCATCAGCCAGTTTCTGCAATAATTGAATTAAGTTTAAATCAGAATTCTCTTCCCAAACTGGGTGCAGTAATTCCATAACTTCATTAAGACGGTGACATTTCATACAAAAAATCCTTATTATTAATGACAACAACAAAGTACCAATTATTATCTGATAGAAAAAGGAAACCTCTGTCAATATGCGTAAAGATTACGCTTTTTTGATAAAAATTGCTGTTGCTTTACATGAAATCTCACTGAGTCGAGACTTTTTATTAGTATATCGTCTTTCCCTGATAAAAATCGTTCGTAAATTTTAGCCAATTTATTCACAAATATTGAATATGAAAAAGAAGAATATTACAGGTGGCATACTCGCTGGAGGCCAAGCAACTCGAATGGGTGGCGCAGATAAAGGGCTACAAATTCTACATGGACAACCGTTATACCTCCATATTGCCCAAAAACTAGCACCTCAAGTCAATAGTCTATTGATTAGTGCGAATCGAAATTTAGAACAATATCGCCAGAGCCCATATCCTGTTATTACTGATGAAATAGAGGGATTTTCGGGTCCTTTGGCTGGTATGCTGACACTATTAAAACAAGCATCAACGCCTTGGGTTGCCTTTGTACCTTGTGATGTGCCTTATTTTCCACTCAATTTGGTAGAGACTCTCTATGAACAAAAAGGAGCGTCTTTAGCTGTTTATGTTGATGATGGCGAAAGAGAACATCCTACATTAGCGCTATTGCATCGTAGCATTATACCTATGCTAGAAGCCTATTTAGCACAAGGTGATCGAAAATTAATGCTGTTTATGAAGCAGATAAATGCACACCCCGTTTTATTTGCTGATCAAGCCAGTGCTTTTATTAACTTAAATACCCTTGACGATATTGAAAAAGCCAACAAATTACAAAAATAGGAGTTAATAATATGGCACAGATTGATCTCCCTCTTTTAGGGATCACCGCATGGAGCGGAACCGGAAAAACAACGTTACTAAAACAACTGATCCCACAACTACGCAAAAGAGGGATCCGTGTGGGGATGATCAAACACACCCACCATAATATGGATGTAGATAAACCTGGCAAAGACAGCTATGAGCTTAGAAAAGCTGGAGCTGACCAAACATTAGTGGCAAGCCAACAACGCTGGGCCTTAATGACCGAAACACCTGAACAATCAGAATTAGATTTGTATTACCTTGCTTCTCGCTTTGATACTCGGCAATTAGATTTGATCTTAGTCGAAGGCTTTAAAGGAGAAACTATTCCTAAAATTGCACTTTATCGCCATATCAATGAACGTAACTTTAATGATTTACTTGATGAGCACGTTATTGCCGTTGCCAGTGATTGTGATTTAAGCGTAGATTTTCCATTACTAGATATCAACGCACCCGAGGCAATCGCAGAATTTATTGTAGATTGGCTGAAGAGAACGAAATAAAATCACAAATAATAAAGCGCCCTATAAAGGCGCTTCATTTTCAATAAAATAGAGGAAATTAAGCAAAAATAATCGCCTGATAAGGTTGAAGAATAAGGTTTCCTTTTGCATCTTCGACAATTGGGCTATTATGCAGGTAAGTCTGTTTTACTTTAAGTGTTAACGTTTTTTTCTCACCACTAAAATTACAGTAAATATTGACTGAATTACCTTCATAAGTACGCTTAAAAGCAATCACATTTTCTGGTGAATCTAATGGAAAAAACCCACCATAAATTAAAATGTCACTAATATCGGAATGTCGTCTTAAAGCAATTAATTGCTGGTAATAAGCAAAAAGAGAGTGCTTATCTTCCATCTGTTGCTTTGCATTAATCTGCGTATAATTAGGATTAACTTTTAACCATGGTTTGCCAGTACTAAAACCGCCATTGATTTTGCCATTCCATTGAAAAGGCGTTCTTGAATTATCACGGCTACGTTCATTAAAATATTCAATCATTTGCTTATCGCTATAACCTAATTTCTTGCCCCACTCATGTAATTTAAACACATGTAAATCGTCATGCTCTTCCAATGTCATCGGGCAATTTGTCATGCCAATTTCTTGCCCTTGATAAATAAAAGGTGTGCCTCTTTGCGTTAATAAAAATGTTGCTAACATTTTTGGCACTAATAGGATTAATCGCACCTTTAGGGAGAAATTTATTTAATGAACGAGGTTGATCGTGATTTTCTAAATAAGGTGCTCCCCAACCCACTCGCTGAGTATCTAATTGGCTTTTAATAAAGACCGGTTTTAATCTTTCACCTGTAATTGGGTTAATTGTAAATGGCTTTTCATTGCGAATATCTAAATCCGCAATACTAAAATCAAATACCATAGAAAAATAACCATTCTCTCCCACATAAGCACGTAAATCTTTTTCTGGCACATCGATTTCAGCTACAGTCATGCTATTTGCAGGTCTAAAAGTATTTTCTGTTAACTCAGTTAAAAACTTATCAATGCCGGGTTGATTTAAAACCCAAGGTACTAAAGACGCTGAACCATCGTCTTTATCGGGTTCAAATTGATATTCAGATAATGCTTCAGGGGATTTTTTTAAATTGCCAATGGCATCAATACGAAATCCAGCAACCCCTTTTTTGATCCAGACATTTATCATATCGATAATATCTTTACGTAATTGTGGATTTTCCCAATTTAAATCTGGCTGCTCTGGACCAAACGAATTAAAGTACCATCGATCCGTATTGCCTACACGACTCCACACAGAGCAATCAAAATAAGTACGTAAATTATTAGGTGGCGTCGGTTTATCCCACTGTTTAAAAATATAATAACCCGCATAGGGACTATTAGGATCGTCGAGTGCCGCTTTAAACCAAGGATGTTCATCGGAAGAGTGATTTAATACTAAATCTAATAAAATTTTAATATCTCGTTTTTTAGCTTCACTGATTAGTTTATCTAACGCCTTATTGTCACCAAAAATAGGATCAACAACAGAATAATCAGCAATATCATAACCATTGTCTTTCATCGGCGATTTAAAGATAGGACATAACCAAATAACATTTGTACCTAGCGATTGAATATAATCTAATTTTTCCGTGATCCCCGCTAAATCTCCAATACCATCACCATGACTATCGTAATAACTTTTGGGATAAATTTGATAGACCACCGCTTCTTTCCACCAAGTATTAGACATTTTCACCTCACCGAGACGATCAATAAACATGGAACTGTTCCATGTTTCATATAAGATACTATAGGCACTAAAATAGTGGATAAGGTAATTAACATACTAAAATGTGAAATAGCTCATACTAAAAAAACACAATTACCTCATTAAAGAGGGGTTTGTCTTAATCAGATTAAGATATATTAGTTAATCAACTAATTGAAAGGAGCAACAGCATATTCAATGGCCGGGATCCGTGATGTCGCAAAAAAAGCCAACGTCGCCGCAAGCACTGTTTCAAGAGCACTAAATAACAGTGGCTATGTTTCTCAATCTGCACGAGAGAAAATAAAAAAAGCGGTAGAAGAATTAGATTATATTCCAGATACTTGGCTTAGAAATTTATATCAACAAAAGAGTGCTGTTGTTGGCGTCATTATTAATAGCCTTGAGTATCCTTATTTTGCGACAGTGACCCGTTTTATCGAAAATAAACTCGCCGAGAACGGCTATAGCATGATGTTATGTGCAACACAAAATAGCAAAGTACGTGAACGTATCTTTTTTGATATGCTCAAACGTGGCCAGATTGACGGTATTATTGCAGAGTATCTGCTATTGAATGACAGAGAATATCATCATATTCAAAAGCCTGTGGTAACACTTGACCGCCATCTTCGTGATATTCCATTAGTTTGTTCTGATCACCATACAGGAGGGCAATTAGCGGCTGATCATCTTATTCAAAAAGGTTGCCAAAAAATTCTCTATATCGAAGATAATTCAAGTTATTTATCTTCAACCCCCTCTTATCAAAGCTGTTTAGCCTTTAAGGAAACACTTATTCAAGCAGGTATTACCCCAATTTCCTGTAAAGTAAATTGGAAAGAAGAAGAGAAAGATTACTTCCATACTTTTGCGACAAAAATACTGACACAGCATCCAAATATTGATGCTATTTTTGCTGCTGATATTCCAGCAATGGCCTTGTTTAACGAAGCAACAAGACGAAATATCGCCATTCCAGAACAACTAAAAATTGTCGCTTATGATGGAAGCCCTTGGTTAAACCAAACATTGCGTCAACTCACCTGTATTGAGCAACCCTTTGAACAATTAGCTGAAAAAAGTGTAGAAGTGATTAGTGCATTAATTGAAAATAAGGAAATAACAGATAATGTCTTTGTGATCCCTGTGAAATTTATTCAAGGTGAAAGCAGTTAAAGTTCGTGAGTTTAAAAATGAAATAACACGCGTTTTCCTATTGTCTGTATAACATCAATACTTAATTCACCACCGAATATAGAGGTATAACGCTTTCATGTTGAAAGACGAAGAACATTATCTGGTTGTCTAATTTTGGCTAATGTAGACTTTTACCCCCAATCAAATAAGCTAACTCAGTTTGATAAATATGTAATGCCTCATACAATTGCTCCAGTAATACGTTTTGTCTTAACACAGACTGTTTTTCAACATTTCCTTTTAATTTTCAGTATCTTGTTTTCCATTAATGCAAGCGAAGTAATGTATCAGCAAGATTAATCATATATTTGTGAAATTCTTTTCATTCATACCTATTTTATCACCAGCACATAACACGATTGCTTTACATGTTGGATCGAAAGCAAAAATGCCCTTATTGGCTTTCCGGCATGTTGTACTCTTAACTCTTTCATATTTGCTTACATGTCATTTTTTAATGACTGATTTTGTGTATCAAACCAAGGATCGAAAATATACGTTGCCTCAATATTCCACATCACAACACTCTTATAGCTTAAAGGCTATAAATGAAATGTAACTTTTAATCTATAAATACAATAAAAAACGCCAAAGAAAGTTACCCTTCTTTGGCGTTTTATTGAATGATATTTTACTTCAACATTGAGTTAAAACTATCGTTCTTATTTTGCAGGACGAACTGCGATAACTTCAATTTCTACACGCCATGCTGGATTGGCCAGTTTAGCGATTTGGAAAGTCGAACGAGCTGGCAATTGATCAGTTTTCGACGCATCAAAATACTTAGAATAACCGTCCATAAATCCTTTAAAATCCATCTCGCCCTTAGTTTCTTCACCGCCCACTAAGAAGACTTGCATTTTCACAACGTCTTTCATCTCTAAACCAAGCTCATTTAAGTGAGTTTTGATTTGTTCTAATACACTGATAGTTTGTTCTTCAGTGTTACCATAAGACGCTAATACGCCTTCTGGTGCATCTGCTGACTTCTTAGCGGGTACTTTACCACTTAAAAATACGAGGTTATTAGCTGCGCTCACTTCAACAGATTCAGAAATAGGCATACCGTTTAATTTATGGTGCACAACACCCTCCGCGTTCGCGCTTGCTACACCAAAAATAAAAGGTAGGGCAACAAGTAAACTTTTATAGCGCATGAAAACTCCTTAACATGTTTAATTGACAGTAAAACAAGGGGTTATTTACTTCTTAAAGCGATCCATACTAAATGGTGTTGGATCAATAACAGGTTTCTTACCTGTAACGATATCAGCAGTTAATTCACCTGCTGCAGGGCCTTCGGTCATCCCCCATACGGTTGCGGTATTAATAACCAGACCCGGGTACTCTTTGACTTCAGAAATAATAGGTAATTCGTCAAATGTTGGACTAACGACTGCACCCCAACGTTCAACAACTTGTGATTTTTCAAAGACTGGGAACTCAGCTTTCATTCTTTGGAATACCGCATCTAAGTGCTCAGTATTTTGTGTTGCCGTTGCAATGCGATATTGTTCGAACGGTGTTTTTTCATCTAATTTCCAAGATGTTGCCATCTTGAATGAATTAAATAAGTCTTCACCGATAGAGAATTCTAATGGCAATTCACCACCCCCTAATAGGTGCATGAACTTCGGCCCTAACAAGAAGCTATCTTTCACAATAGAACTTGTGAAAATACGTGGCGCGACAGCATAAGTACCATCAGCTTGCTCACGGAAGTGAATTCCGTTTGGTAAATGTACGTTACCACGAGGGGCGCCCGGCACACCTGATACACGTTGTTGTGATAAGTAAACATTCAGCGTTGGAATATCAATGCCCATGTTACCCATAAATAAACGTGACCAAATACCACCAGCAAGCACAACGTGAGATGTTTTAATTGCACCTTTTTCTGTTACAACATCAGAAATTTTACCACCTGCTGTTTCGATGCCTCTTACTGCACAGTTGGTATAGATTTTTACGCCGATTTGTTTAGCATAACGCGCTAATGCTGGTGTGCCTGTTTCTGGATCAACAGAGCCTGAATCTTCTTCAAAAGCAGCAACAGTCCATGGTGTTTGGGCTCCAACAAGGCGGTTTGATAACTCGTCACCTTTAATAATGCGAGTATTCAATGGTGTGTCAAATCCTGCAGATTCTTTTGCTGTTTTGATCCACGCTTGTGCTTTATCAAACGCTTTTTCATCAGCAAGTGCTTCTACACGACCTTGTGTACGATAACTGGTATCAGCACCAATTTTCTCGTTCATTCCACGCCATAAGATTTTCCCGTAATGATGTAATGGGAAAATTTCTGGTGATGTTTGATAACTAATAATTTGGCTGTATGCACGGCCTGATTGCTCACCCGCAATCTCGCCTTTTTCTAAAATGGTAACACTCATACCACGTTCTGCAAGGTTGATAGCCGTCATGATACCTTGAATACCGCCACCAATAATCACGGCATCAGACTCTTTAGGCAGAGCACCCTCTGTACCTTCGACAAACGATGCTCTAGATTTAGCTTCAACGAATTTACCATCACGGCGAACCATTGGAACTAA
This genomic stretch from Proteus vulgaris harbors:
- the rdoA gene encoding serine/threonine protein kinase is translated as MEMSASFNFQGLSPDNIWDALVKIGFYPESGLTELNSYENRVFQFIDEHRQRYVVKFYRPKRWSYEQIKEEHEFVLALKEAQVSVAAPLIIHNETVHLSDDGFYFALFPSIGGRAYETDNLFQLEEVGRTLGRIHQIGRKKSYQYRPTLSIKEYLIAPKLEFENSELIPNSLKPQFIKVIDKLIHEVNPRIEDSAWQILRLHGDCHPGNILWRDEVVMVDFDDSRMGVAIQDFWMLLNGSKQEQIIQLDTILESYYEYQDFDLRELSLIEPLRAMRMVHYLAWVLKRWNDPAFPRAFIWFQEQDFWFKQLALFKGQVEQLNEPPLQLSPMY
- the yihD gene encoding Protein of uncharacterised function (DUF1040); translation: MKCHRLNEVMELLHPVWEENSDLNLIQLLQKLADEAGFKGQLSDLTDDILIYHLKMRGSAPTDVIPGLKKDYEEDFKTAILRARGVIKD
- the mobA gene encoding molybdopterin-guanine dinucleotide biosynthesis protein A — protein: MKKKNITGGILAGGQATRMGGADKGLQILHGQPLYLHIAQKLAPQVNSLLISANRNLEQYRQSPYPVITDEIEGFSGPLAGMLTLLKQASTPWVAFVPCDVPYFPLNLVETLYEQKGASLAVYVDDGEREHPTLALLHRSIIPMLEAYLAQGDRKLMLFMKQINAHPVLFADQASAFINLNTLDDIEKANKLQK
- the mobB gene encoding molybdopterin-guanine dinucleotide biosynthesis protein B, which translates into the protein MAQIDLPLLGITAWSGTGKTTLLKQLIPQLRKRGIRVGMIKHTHHNMDVDKPGKDSYELRKAGADQTLVASQQRWALMTETPEQSELDLYYLASRFDTRQLDLILVEGFKGETIPKIALYRHINERNFNDLLDEHVIAVASDCDLSVDFPLLDINAPEAIAEFIVDWLKRTK
- the malL_1 gene encoding Oligo-1,6-glucosidase, coding for MTNCPMTLEEHDDLHVFKLHEWGKKLGYSDKQMIEYFNERSRDNSRTPFQWNGKINGGFSTGKPWLKVNPNYTQINAKQQMEDKHSLFAYYQQLIALRRHSDISDILIYGGFFPLDSPENVIAFKRTYEGNSVNIYCNFSGEKKTLTLKVKQTYLHNSPIVEDAKGNLILQPYQAIIFA
- the malL_2 gene encoding Oligo-1,6-glucosidase codes for the protein MFIDRLGEVKMSNTWWKEAVVYQIYPKSYYDSHGDGIGDLAGITEKLDYIQSLGTNVIWLCPIFKSPMKDNGYDIADYSVVDPIFGDNKALDKLISEAKKRDIKILLDLVLNHSSDEHPWFKAALDDPNSPYAGYYIFKQWDKPTPPNNLRTYFDCSVWSRVGNTDRWYFNSFGPEQPDLNWENPQLRKDIIDMINVWIKKGVAGFRIDAIGNLKKSPEALSEYQFEPDKDDGSASLVPWVLNQPGIDKFLTELTENTFRPANSMTVAEIDVPEKDLRAYVGENGYFSMVFDFSIADLDIRNEKPFTINPITGERLKPVFIKSQLDTQRVGWGAPYLENHDQPRSLNKFLPKGAINPISAKNVSNIFINAKRHTFYLSRARNWHDKLPDDIGRA
- the purR_1 gene encoding DNA-binding transcriptional repressor PurR gives rise to the protein MAGIRDVAKKANVAASTVSRALNNSGYVSQSAREKIKKAVEELDYIPDTWLRNLYQQKSAVVGVIINSLEYPYFATVTRFIENKLAENGYSMMLCATQNSKVRERIFFDMLKRGQIDGIIAEYLLLNDREYHHIQKPVVTLDRHLRDIPLVCSDHHTGGQLAADHLIQKGCQKILYIEDNSSYLSSTPSYQSCLAFKETLIQAGITPISCKVNWKEEEKDYFHTFATKILTQHPNIDAIFAADIPAMALFNEATRRNIAIPEQLKIVAYDGSPWLNQTLRQLTCIEQPFEQLAEKSVEVISALIENKEITDNVFVIPVKFIQGESS
- the yabJ_1 gene encoding endoribonuclease, encoding MRYKSLLVALPFIFGVASANAEGVVHHKLNGMPISESVEVSAANNLVFLSGKVPAKKSADAPEGVLASYGNTEEQTISVLEQIKTHLNELGLEMKDVVKMQVFLVGGEETKGEMDFKGFMDGYSKYFDASKTDQLPARSTFQIAKLANPAWRVEIEVIAVRPAK
- the aad gene encoding amino acid deaminase; the protein is MKISRRKLLLGVGAAGVLAGGAALVPMVRRDGKFVEAKSRASFVEGTEGALPKESDAVIIGGGIQGIMTAINLAERGMSVTILEKGEIAGEQSGRAYSQIISYQTSPEIFPLHHYGKILWRGMNEKIGADTSYRTQGRVEALADEKAFDKAQAWIKTAKESAGFDTPLNTRIIKGDELSNRLVGAQTPWTVAAFEEDSGSVDPETGTPALARYAKQIGVKIYTNCAVRGIETAGGKISDVVTEKGAIKTSHVVLAGGIWSRLFMGNMGIDIPTLNVYLSQQRVSGVPGAPRGNVHLPNGIHFREQADGTYAVAPRIFTSSIVKDSFLLGPKFMHLLGGGELPLEFSIGEDLFNSFKMATSWKLDEKTPFEQYRIATATQNTEHLDAVFQRMKAEFPVFEKSQVVERWGAVVSPTFDELPIISEVKEYPGLVINTATVWGMTEGPAAGELTADIVTGKKPVIDPTPFSMDRFKK